CGCTCTTCGATGCCTATTGGAAGGGTTTAATATTGGTATCCTTGCGAATGGTAATCCTATTCCATTGTTTGAGGAGGCTATTCATTTAGCTCATCATGCGCTCGCCTATAGCTATTTGGGACTTTATTATGTTAAGATAGGTTCTTATGACAAGGCCATTGCAACGTTCACAAATGCTATCGAGCACTTTCCAGAAGAACCATTTTTCTATGCCAGCCGTTGTTTGATCTACAGACAGATCGAGGAAGATGAGGGGGCATTTTATGACTATCAGATTGCGAAGAGACTGGATTTTAATTATCATAGTGTATTGGAATGGCAGGAAAATCAGGCTGAATTAACTTATTTCGAGGCTGAAAACCTGGTTATTCAGGAGCTGGAATCAAAATCTCAACAGCTAAGTAAAGACGAGATAAATTCACTGGGGCTTGAATATGTTCATTCCTATAGTTATCTAAAGGCTATCAATCTTTATTCCTGTGCTATTAGTGAGGCTGGCGGTAGCGATCGTAATCTTTTTGTTTTCAGGGGAAGTTTGTACTTGAAATTGACCTGTTTTGAATTGGCATTGTCTGATTTCAATCAGGCCATCGCTCTTGATAAGAACCGAGCTGCTGCTTATATATTTCGCGCAAAAGTTTTTGAATCTTACCGCAATTACCAGCGTGCATTGCAAGACTACGCTCAGGCAGAAGAAATCGATGGTAACTCGTCAATTGTGTATGAAGAAAGAGCGTCTTTATTCGAGCGTTTGGGTAATTTTAAGGAAGCATTACTGGATTTTAACCGCCTTGTAAGGCTCAATCCGGAAGATTTTTATGTGTATTCATTGCGAGCCGATCTGAATGAAAAGCTCGAGAATTTTACCGAAGCGCTGGCAGATTATTCCAAAGCGATCGATCTGAATCCATATTATTCTGATTTGTATTCTTATCGTGCCGTAATTCGCGAAAAATTGGGTGACGCTGTGGGAGCGAGAGCTGACTTGGATAAGTTCAATGAATTGGAAGATGAATAAACAAGGCCGGCCTGAGTAGGGGCCTTGTTTATGCGTTCTATTTCTAGTGGTAAACCCTTATTTGATAATCCTTTTTATTTTATTGGAACGGGTAATGAGTTTGTGTAATTTGTCATAGTCCTCTGTGGCAATAGCGTCATGCAAGGATTGAAGTTGCTTGATATGCTCTTCGAGCACTTCGAGTACGTTTTCTCGATTCTGCTTGAAAATAGGTGTCCACATATCCGGTGAGCTTTTGGCCAGACGAACCGTAGATTCAAATCCGGAGCCTGCAAGTTCGAAAATACGTCCTTGAGATTTTTCTTTTTCCAATACTGTTAAGGCAAGTGCAAAAGAAGTGAGATGGGAGATGTGGGATACATAAGCGGTATGTACATCGTGTTCATCGGCATTCATAAAACAACTTCGCATCTCTAGTTGGTCCGTAATAGCATCGGCGATCTCGAACGCATCCTCATCGGTTTTAAAGGCTTCGACATATACCATCATTTTGCCTTTGAACAAGCCGGCTACAGCTGCTTCCGGTCCCGAATATTCTGTTCCAGCCATTGGATGGGCTGCTACATAACGCCCCCGGTTAGGATGATTCTTAATTTTATGGAGAATATTTGTTTTCGTTGATCCCATGTCAATGACGACCTGATCGGTGACGAGATCCAAAATTTGAGGAACAACATGTAAAATGGCATCGACAGGAATCGTAAGCACCAATACTTTACACCTCTTAATCGCATCCTCTAAGCTTGCCGTTTCGTCAATGAAGCCGATATGCATTGCTTTATCTAAGTTCTTCTGACTTTTATCTACACCGATGATTTTGTCGCAGAATTTTGTTTCTTTTAGGCGAATGGCAGCTGACCCGCCGATCAAGCCTACGCCTACAATGGCAATGTTCATATGTAAACAATTATATTAAGCGTATTTTTGTTCAAATGTTATACATCGAACGCTTCATACCCTGGTTGTTTGTTGATCAATTATTCTTTCGATAATTTCAAAGCAGTTAAGCTGCGCCGAAATCGAATGTGTTAGAAATTATCTTTAATACGTTGGATTGATTCTTTGAGTACCGTTACTGTGGCGCAGAGACTGATGCGAATATATTGATCGCCTTTATCTCCGAAAATTCCGCCAGGTGTGATGAATACCCGTGATTTATCCAAAACAGCGTCGCTGAGCGCATACCCATCTTTATATTTTTCAGAAATATGGGCCCAGACAAACAGGCCTACTTGGTCTTTTTGATAGGAGCAGTCAAGCAAATCCATAATTTCATAAACCTGTTGACGTCTTTCGGCGTAAATTTTGTTTAGATCGGCATACCAGGATGCATCAAGTTGTAAGGCTTTTGCAGCCGCCAGCTGAACAGGTAAAAACATACCGGAGTCCATGTTGCTTTTGAAACGCAGCACTTGATTTATACGTTCTTCGGCACCGACGAGCACACCAATGCGCCATCCGGCCATATTGGAAGATTTGCTCAGGGAATTCAATTCAATGGCCACGTCTTTCGCACCAGGCATGCTCATAATGCTTCTTGGCGTATCCGTTAAAATAAAGCTGTATGGATTGTCGTGGCAAATCAGAATGTTGTGCATTTTGGCAAATTGAATCAGTTCCTGATAAAATGCATCAGGCGCAGAGGCACCGGTTGGCATGTGGGGATAGTTTATCCACATCAATTTAACTTTTGACAAGTCCTGTTTTTTGAGCTCATCCAAATCAATAAGCCAATTCTTCTCTTGCGTTAGGTTATAGGTAATCGCTTCGGCACCACTCAGCCGTACGGCTGCAGCGTAAGCTGGGTATCCAGGATTAGGGATAAGCGCTTGATCTCCTTCTTGAAGATAAGTCATGCAGATGTGCACAATCCCTTCTTTTGATCCAATTAAGGGGAGTATCTCTGTATTTGGATTAAAAGTTGCATGATAATAACGTTGATACCAATCCGCAACGGCCTGTCGTAGGGCAGGAGCACCTTTATAATTTTGATAGCCATGCGCATTTGGGAGTTGGGCATTCGTACTTAATGTCTCGATTACTTCCCGATGCGGGGGCAAATCTGGACTTCCGATTCCTAGGTTGATCACGCGCATACCCTGTTTATTTAAATCATCTATTTCCCTTAATTTTTTGGAGAAATAATATTCTTCGGTGTGCTGCAATCTTTTGGCAACGTCTATTTGCATTTTATTTTACTAAATATGGTGTTTGAATAAGGCTAAATTAGGGAATTATCCATTAAAATGAGATTTTTTTATCGATTTTTCAAGCAGAGCAGGTTGAACGCTTTTGTTCTTTGGATGCAACAATTTAATAGTCCCTTGACACGATAGCTGCTTTTGTTGATTAATTTGTTATTTTTGTTCAATTTCCTCCATAAAAATCTGAAAGGAAGAGGAGAGATCGACGAGTTACCTTTTTGTTAAAAAGTAGTTTGTCTAAGTTGAAATTAAATGAAAACATATTTTAGGCTCTTATCGTTTGCTAAACCCATTGAGAAATTTGCAATCCCATATGTAATTTTCACGCTGATCACGGTTATTTTTAGTACATTAAATTTAGCATTGCTTGCTCCATTACTCCACACACTTTTTAACGCTGGTAATACGACCGTCGAAGCGGTAGAACCCGAGACTTATACCGATATTCTCGCGTGGTTTAATTACTATGCAAGTGTTGCCAATAACCAGCTTGGCGCCTATGGGGCGTTGAAATATGTGTGTATTGTTATTGTAATCTCAGTTTTTATCAGCAATCTGTTTCGTTATTTCTGCCAACGTATCATGGAAAACTTTCGCATTCATACTTTACTCAAATTGCGCAGAGCGGTTTTTGATAACGTGATGGATCTTCATGTTGGCTATTTTACGGGGCAGCGAAAAGGGGATATTGTGTCTAAGGTTGCTTCAGATGTACAGGTGGTGCAGTATTCTGTTACAGGAACTTTACAAGTTGTTTTTAAAGAGCCTTTGCAGCTAATAGCCTATATCGTCATGCTGTTTAACATTTCAGCACAATTGACATTCTTTTCGCTCTTGGTTATTCCCATCTCTGGTTTTTTTATCGCTCGGATTGTTAAAAATCTCAAAACTCAGGCGCATGCTGCTCAGGAATCTTATGGAAACATGATATCCTATTTGGATGAAGCGTTGTCTGGCATCAAAATAATTAAAGCTTTTAATGCGGTATCGTTTATTAAGGACAGGTTTCATAATGAGAACGAACATTATGCGAATATTGGCCGTGCTATGGCTAAACGGCAACAGTTAAGTTCACCCGTTTCAGAATTGCTTGGCGTTATTATGGTGGCAATTATTCTTCTGTATGGAGGTCATTTGGTCCTTTCAGGCGACAAAAGCTTGACCGCACCGGAGTTTATTGCCTACATCGCTATTTTTTCGCAAGTCATGCGTCCTGCAAAAGCTTTAACGGATTCTTTTAGTGGTATCCACAATGGTCTTGCCGCGGGTGAACGGGTTTTGGAACTTATTGATGAAAAGACTGAAGTGAAAGATTCCGAAGATGCCAAACTTGTTAAAAGCTTTGAGAAAAGTATCGTATTTAACCAGGTGAGCTTTTCGTACAACCAAGACAAGGAAATCTTACAGCATATTGATTTAACAATAGAAAAAGGGAAAATCGTTGCATTGGTAGGTCCTTCAGGAGGAGGTAAATCGACTTTAGTCGATTTGATTCCGCGATTTATGGACGTTACGGGTGGGCAGATTCTCTTTGATGGTACAGATTTAAGGGCGCTAAATCAGGATTCTTTACGGGATATGATCGGTGTAGTGAATCAGGAATCTATTTTATTTAATGATACGATTTTTAACAATATTGCTTTTGCAAATGTTTCTGCCAGTCCGGAGGAAGTAGAAACTGCTGCACGGATTGCGAATGCGCATGAATTTATTTTGAAAACAGAGCATGGTTACCAGACCAACATTGGTGATAGGGGTGGTAAATTATCAGGTGGTCAACGTCAGCGCATATGTATTGCGCGAGCAGTATTAAAAAATCCGCCAATCATGCTACTTGACGAAGCAACTTCTGCTTTAGACACTGAATCTGAGAAATTGGTACAGGACTCTCTTTATAAATTAATGGATAATAGAACAACAGTTGTCATTGCGCATCGCTTAAGTACCATTCAGAATGCAGACAAAATTGTTGTTATTGAAGCGGGGAAGATTGTAGAGATGGGCAGTCATAGTGAGCTGATACAGCGTGAAGGATTGTATCGGAAATTAATCGAAATGCAACAATTTACAGATTAGACCACTTTTTAAGCGCTTTGTCAAATTTAGTTGTTGTCACATTTTTTTATTATAACTTTTGTAGCCTTTTCGGTACATTTGATTTAAGATAGGAGATACATTTAATGAACGCAATAGATAAATTGAATTTCTTGATTAACGACAAAAACTTAGCTGTCGACTGGAGAAATATAGCGGAGAAAGTTTTGCGAGAGGAACGTATCACGTTTGATGAAGGGGTTCTTTTGTATGAAAAAGGTGAATTGGGCTATCTTGGTGTACTTGCGAATTATATCCGTGAGAAACGTCATGGTGACCGTACTTTTTTCAATCGTAATTTTCACATTGAGCCGACCAATGTCTGTGTTTATGACTGTAAGTTCTGTTCGTATTCCAGGCTCATAAAGGAGCGGGCAGAAGGCTGGGAGATGGAGGTTGACGGTATGATGGATATTGTCAAAAAGTATGACAATGAGCCTGTGACGGAAGTTCATATCACGGGAGGTGTCGTTCCTAAACAAAACCTCGAGTTTTACGCCGATTTTTTCCGTAGATGTAAGGAGCACCGTCCTGAATTGCATATCAAAGGACTTACACCTGTTGAATATTACTATATTTTTAAGAAGGCAAAACTGAGCCATTACGATGGCCTCAAGTATTTGCAATCTTGCGGGTTGGATTCTATGCCGGGGGGAGGTGCAGAGATTTTTCATCCAGAAATCAGAGAACAGATCGCGCATGATAAATGTACGGCTGAACAATGGTTAGATATTCACGAGCAGGCACACAAGCTAGGTATGCACACCAACGCAACCATGCTTTATGGTCATATCGAACAGTTTTGGCACCGCGTAGATCACATGGATCGCTTAAGACAATTGCAGGATAAGACGGGGGGCTTTCAGACATTTATTCCTTTGAAATTTAGAAATAAAGGGAACCAAATGTCCCATATTCCAGAAGTATCCGTGATAGAGGACTTGAGAAATTATGCCGTTGCTCGGATATACATGGATAATTTTGATCATATTAAGGCCTATTGGGCAATGATCTCAAGAGATACAGCGCAGTTATCCTTGGCGTTTGGCGTAGATGATATCGATGGAACATTGGACGATACAACAAAGATATACAGCATGGCAGGAGCGGAGGAGCAAAAGCCAGGAATGACCACACAAGAAGTTGTTGAACTCATAAAAAATGTTGGCCGTCATCCTATTGAAAGAGATACGCTGTATAATGTGGTTACAGATTATAAAGATGTTGTATTTGATCAAGGTAATCAAAAGAAAAGCTATTACGCATTACCCGTTGTTAATTCATAACTAGACTCATACTTTGAAAAAGACATTTTATTTTATACGGCACGGACAGACTGATCTAAATTTAAAAGGCATTGTACAGGGGAGAGGAGTTAATTCGCCGCTGAACAAGATGGGGGTAGCGCAAGCTCAGGCTTTCTTTGATCGTTACAATACCGTGCCTTTTGATAAAATATATACCTCAACCTTATTACGTACGCATCAAACTGTACAGGGATTTCTTGATTTGAACTTACCTTGGGAGCAGCTCGTTGGATTGGATGAAATAAGCTGGGGAGTTTATGAGGGAAAAGAGCAAACACCGGAGTTGTTAGCTGGTTTTGAAAAATTAGTCGCAGCATGGCGCAATGGAGAATTGGATGTCAGTATTGAAAATGGAGAGTCTCCCAATGAGCTGATGGCCCGTCAGCAGGTCGCCTTGGATCATATGCTAGCTCAGACAGACGAAAAGAATATTCTCGTATGTATGCACGGACGTGCATTAAGGATTATGCTTTGCCTCATGACGGGCGTAGAGGCCCGCTATATGGATGATTTTCCGCACACCAATACTGCTTTATATAAATTGCTGTATGATAATGGTCAATTCGAGATTGTAGACCATTACAACATTGCACACTTAGAAGCATTGATAGATGAATAAAATTAGAGTTTCTGCCGTATCGTATACAAATACGTATCCATTTCTGAATGGTATACGTCAATCAAAAATAATGGAGCAGATCGATTTGAGTGTCGATTATCCAAGTGCTTGTGCACAGAAAGTAATTGATGACGAAGCTGATATCGGTATTATCCCGACAGCTGCTTTATTAAGTCTTCCTGAATATTATATCAATACGGATTTTTGTATAGGTACAGAAGGTGCCGTCGATTCCGTATTTATTTTTGCTAATAAACCTATTGAGGAGGTGGAAACCTTACGCTTGGATAAACAATCGCGCACTTCAAATGGATTAGCCCGTGTATTGATTAAGAACTATTGGAAAAAAGAAGTAGAATTGATCACTGACGAATCTACCGAGCCAGATGCTTATGTATTAATTGGAGATCGCACCTTCGGTAAAAAGAACGCAGTTCCCTATGTCTATGATTTGGGAAAAGAGTGGTTTAATTTTACAGGACTGCCCTTCGCTTTCGCTTTATGGGTAAGCAACAAAGAGCTTCCAGTATCTTTTGTGGAACAATTTAATGAGGCTTTAGCATATGGTGTGGAACATGCAACTGATGTTATTGCCGGTCTACCCGAGTTTGAAGGCTTTGATTACACAAAATATTTAACACAGCATCTCGATTTCCATCTAACAGATAAAAAGCGAGAGGCTGTAAAATTGTATCTTCGCTACTTAAAAGCATTGGGTTAATCGTGAGGTCTTTGACCTGGGCGGAATAATGCTTAAAATTACTACCCTAAAGATTTTCGGATTCAATCGCCAGACGAGCTATTTACATTGATGTATACTGCTTATCTGACGATTGTATTTGTAGCCTAAACTCACCCAACCAGTGTCATAAATAATAGCTAATTGCTCCATAGCATTAAACGAGCGCTTAATGATTGATCAAGAATTTATCTCTTGAAAGAGAGAATATAAGTTAAATAAGGATGGAATTAACACGGGGGGAGAAGGCATCATATCCTGAAAAAAGAAATGCAAGCATAAAATTTGATTCAATACTTGCATCTTTAATGGATTTATCTTGGGGTAATTAGGTGCGTCCAATTTTCACTTTACGTCCCTTAATTTTTTGCCCATTCGCTTTATTGATAATAATGGAAGCAAATTTTCTTCGGACAGCAACGTATGCTGATTTGTCTTTTACTTCTATGATACCAATGTCATCCTTCTCAATTCCTTCCAAATTGAGCAAAAATCCGACAATATCGATCTTGTTGATCTTATCCTTTCGCCCGGCACTAATATAGAGTGTCGCAAATGGTGAGTTTTCAGGGAGATTATAGAATTCCGGGAATTCTTCCTCAGAAATTTCTGTTGGAATGTATGGGTATATTTCTTCCGGTTTGAGGATTACATAGACATCACCCTGAGCTTGCATACGGGCTGTACGTCCATTACGGTGAATAAAATTGTCTTCTTTGTGTGGCAGCTGGTAATGTATAATGGCATCAACTTCTGGAATATCCAATCCCCTTGCAGCAAGGTCTGTTGTGATCAGTACATGATTAGAATGGTTTCGGAATTTGAGAAGTGCCAGCTCGCGATCCTGTTGTTCAAGTCCCCCATGAAAGGTATCGTGGATAATATTGCGATTGGCTAGAAGTTCACTAATGTGGTCTACTGCATCGCGGTGATTACAGAAGACAATCATTTTTTTTGTGCCAATCTTGCAGATGAGTTTAAGTAGTGCCTCTAATTTCTTTTGAACTGGAGCAACTACTTTTCTAATTGTAATCTGCGGGGTATGTTTTGAGTTGTGAAGAAAGTCAACAAGGATGGGCTGCTTTATTTGCGTGAACGGTGGGAGCGTGTCCATCATCGTTGCGGAAGTTAATATTCTTGATTTGATCGTGGGGATGCGTTGAATAATAAAATCCATTTGATGCTGGAATCCGAGTTCCAAGGATTTATCAAACTCGTCGAGCACAAGAGTGTGGATGTTGGAGGGATCAAAATTTTGCTCTTCTATATGCTGTTTTATACGTCCTGGTGTTCCAATGATAATTGCAGGGGCATCTTTGAAAGCATTTTTTTCGATGCGTGTGTGATGTCCACCATATGCGCAAGTGATTTTGTGGCCTGTAGCGACCTTGCGTAGCACTTGTTCAATCTGTAAAGCAAGCTCGCGTGTAGGCACTACTATTAATACTTGAACTTTTCGAGCCTCCGCCTTCAATTGTTGCAAGATGAGTAATGAAAAGGCTAAAGTTTTGCCAGATCCGGTGGGCGAAAGTAGGAGAAAATCGTGATCCTTCTGATACGATTCCAATACCCTTTGTTGCATTTCATTTAAGGATGAAATATCTAATTTGTCTAAAATAGCTTTTAACTGCATTCGACAAAAATACGAAATACTACTATTCTGCAGGGAACAAACAGCGATGAATATTCAAACCCAAGATGATTAATACCATAAGCACCAGGATACCGCTCTAAAAAAGATGATTACCGGGTGCTTGTTTATAGTATAATTAGAATAAGGTCAAATATAGGATTATATTGATTCTTAATAGGTATCGTTTTATAAGATATCAATACCTTCTCTTCTTAAGGACACTTTTTTGTCCTCTTCCCATATACTGACTTGAACTTCGCCTATATGCTGTTTCTTGAGCATAAACATACAGACGCGGGATTGTCCGATACCCCCGCCCATGGATTCAGGCAATTCGTCATTCAGCAGCATGCTGTGAAAAGTCAGTTTTGATTTTTCTGTGCAGTTTCTGATTTCCATTTGATGTGCTAGCGCCGTTTTATCAACACGAATTCCCATGGATGAGAGTTCAAAAGCTGAATTTAGAACTGGGTTCCATACAAGAATGTCTCCGTTCAATCCTTTGTGCCCGTCTTCATTAGCAGTACTCCAATCGTCGTAGTCCGCTGCGCGACCATCGTGAGCTACGCCATTGCTGAGGGCGCCTCCAATGCCATGTAAGAATACGGCACCGTGCTCTTTTGTAATGGCATTTTCACGTTCTTTTGCCGTTAGGTTGGGGTATTTTTGCAACAAGTCTTCAGATGAAATAAAAGTAATGGTTTCTGGAAGAATCGCTTTTGTATGAGGATACTTGTTTTCCACCTCTAATTCGGTAAATCGCAAAGCTTCATAAATTTTTAGTACTGTTTCCTTTAACGAAGCCAAATTGCGCTGATTTTTATCGATTACCTTTTCCCAATCCCATTGGTCTACATAGATGGAATGAATAGGGGTGTAATCTTCATCAGGACGCAGTGCTTTCATATCTGTAACGATGCCTTCGCCAGATAACATCTCGAGCTCTTTTAAACGTACTCTTTTCCATTTTGCAAGGGAATGTACGACGACAGCTCTTTTTTCATTCAATGATTTTATTGGAAATGATACCGGACGCTCAATTCCATTCAGGTCATCGTTTAACCCGGTCCCGTCCAAAACCACCAGTGGTGAAGAGATTGGAATTAGATTTAAGGCTTTTTTTAATTGTTGGACAAATGTATCTTTAACGAAGCTGATAGCAACTTCGGTATTTAAAAGTTTTCTTCCCTCCATATGTGTTAAATGAAATACCATGCGCGGACTGCTACGCATAGTTTTTTATTTTTTATTCAGTTATTTCCTACAAAAGTATGAAAATATCATTGGTTAACGTGTTTGATTGTGATTTTTAATATTTATCTATTAAAAACTTGAAAAAATAAAAAGAATCTAACAAAATGGAGATAGGTTAATATTTAATTACAAAACTAATAATCTTTTGAATAGCTAAAAAGTGTTGGGTTACTTACCAAAAGAGCCTTGAAGTAAATTCAAGGCTCCTTTATATAGTCTACATTATCGGTATTGGCTATACGGAAAAGCTTTCGCCACAAGCACATGTGCGACTTGCATTGGGATTGTGAAATTCAAATCCCTTTCCATTTAGACCATCTGAATAATCCAGCTCTGTACCAGCTAAATATAAAAATGATTTAATATCTAAACAGACTTTCACTCCTTTATCTTCAAAAAATTGATCACCTTTTTTTTCTTCGTTGTCGAAGTTAAGCTTATAGCTTAAACCTGAGCAGCCTCCGCTTTCTACAGCAACGCGCACAAAGTAATTGCTGTCATATTGCTCATCCTTCATGATTTCCTCGATACGAGTTTTTGCCTTGTCAGTAACTGTAATCATAGTATTATCCTTTGTATAGCGCAAAGATACATACAATCTTGCTATATTTCTGCTGTGATAAAGTTTTTAGAATGTCATAAATTAATTGATCAGACTATCTTTGAACATTTTCCATATAGGCGATTGATCGCGTATTTTTTTGACAGTTTCTTTGATCATTTCCGCGCACTGGATAATCTCCTCTTTGGTGGTCAATAGGCTTAAGCTAAATCGAATAGCTGATAATGCGTTTTCTTTGGATTGTCCCATGGCCATTAACACATGCGAAGGTTCCCTGGATCCGGTCACACAAGCCGAGCCAGAAGAAAGTGCCAGTTTGGGGCAGGCAGTCATTATTTCACCGGCTAGGATATGTCGGAAACTGATGTAACTGGTATTTGGTAGACGCGGTACATTTCTTCCATGAATGATGATTTCGGGAATATCGTTTAGCAACTTTTCTAAAAGGTCACGGTTCCTTCCCACTGTGCTATATAATGCGGGATGAATGATTGAGATTGCCTTTCCAAGTCCAACGATTGCAGGGACGTTGTATGTACCGCCTCTAAATTCATTTTCTTGGCCTCCACCTACGATGAGCGGGCTAATTTGAATGGGTTTAGATTTTCTCCGGATGTAGAGTGCGCCGACTCCCTTTGGCCCATGAACTTTGTGGGCACTTAAGCAGAGTATATCAATATTCAGCTGCTGTAAATCAATATCGACTTTTCCAATGGCCTGTGTTGCATCACAAAAAAATAAAACATTTTTTTCGGTGCAGATTTGGGCAATATCTGTGATCGGAGCCAATACACCTGTTTCGTTATTGGCCGCCATAATACAGACCAATATTGTTTGCTCGGTTATTGCGTTTCTCAGATCATCCAGGGCAATCATGCCCTGGGTGTCGACTGGAAGATAGGTAACAACTGCTCCTTTTTTAGCCAATTGCTCACAGCAACTTAATACGGCTTTGTGTTCCGTTGCGGCGGTGATAATGTGCTTTCCTTTCGACTGATATTTTTCGAATATACCTTTAATAACGGTATTGATACTCTCCGTCGCGCCAGAATTGAAGAATATTTCTTTCGGAGCACAGTTAAGCGCAGCTGCAATATTGCTGCGAGCTTGCTGTACCGCAGAATTGGCTTCACGGCCCATTTGGTGATAGACACTTGATGCGTTTGCATAGTTTTGGATGAAGTAAGGTGTCATTTCATTCCATACTTCGTCCAAAATACGCGTCGTGGCATTATTGTCTAAATATATTATATCCTTCATTCGGTTAAAGATATGAATAATGAAAGTTAAGCTGAAGCCTTC
The genomic region above belongs to Sphingobacterium zeae and contains:
- the asnA gene encoding aspartate--ammonia ligase; amino-acid sequence: MRSSPRMVFHLTHMEGRKLLNTEVAISFVKDTFVQQLKKALNLIPISSPLVVLDGTGLNDDLNGIERPVSFPIKSLNEKRAVVVHSLAKWKRVRLKELEMLSGEGIVTDMKALRPDEDYTPIHSIYVDQWDWEKVIDKNQRNLASLKETVLKIYEALRFTELEVENKYPHTKAILPETITFISSEDLLQKYPNLTAKERENAITKEHGAVFLHGIGGALSNGVAHDGRAADYDDWSTANEDGHKGLNGDILVWNPVLNSAFELSSMGIRVDKTALAHQMEIRNCTEKSKLTFHSMLLNDELPESMGGGIGQSRVCMFMLKKQHIGEVQVSIWEEDKKVSLRREGIDIL
- a CDS encoding HesB/IscA family protein, yielding MITVTDKAKTRIEEIMKDEQYDSNYFVRVAVESGGCSGLSYKLNFDNEEKKGDQFFEDKGVKVCLDIKSFLYLAGTELDYSDGLNGKGFEFHNPNASRTCACGESFSV
- a CDS encoding DEAD/DEAH box helicase, which translates into the protein MQLKAILDKLDISSLNEMQQRVLESYQKDHDFLLLSPTGSGKTLAFSLLILQQLKAEARKVQVLIVVPTRELALQIEQVLRKVATGHKITCAYGGHHTRIEKNAFKDAPAIIIGTPGRIKQHIEEQNFDPSNIHTLVLDEFDKSLELGFQHQMDFIIQRIPTIKSRILTSATMMDTLPPFTQIKQPILVDFLHNSKHTPQITIRKVVAPVQKKLEALLKLICKIGTKKMIVFCNHRDAVDHISELLANRNIIHDTFHGGLEQQDRELALLKFRNHSNHVLITTDLAARGLDIPEVDAIIHYQLPHKEDNFIHRNGRTARMQAQGDVYVILKPEEIYPYIPTEISEEEFPEFYNLPENSPFATLYISAGRKDKINKIDIVGFLLNLEGIEKDDIGIIEVKDKSAYVAVRRKFASIIINKANGQKIKGRKVKIGRT
- a CDS encoding cysteine desulfurase family protein translates to MKDIIYLDNNATTRILDEVWNEMTPYFIQNYANASSVYHQMGREANSAVQQARSNIAAALNCAPKEIFFNSGATESINTVIKGIFEKYQSKGKHIITAATEHKAVLSCCEQLAKKGAVVTYLPVDTQGMIALDDLRNAITEQTILVCIMAANNETGVLAPITDIAQICTEKNVLFFCDATQAIGKVDIDLQQLNIDILCLSAHKVHGPKGVGALYIRRKSKPIQISPLIVGGGQENEFRGGTYNVPAIVGLGKAISIIHPALYSTVGRNRDLLEKLLNDIPEIIIHGRNVPRLPNTSYISFRHILAGEIMTACPKLALSSGSACVTGSREPSHVLMAMGQSKENALSAIRFSLSLLTTKEEIIQCAEMIKETVKKIRDQSPIWKMFKDSLIN